From a single Arachis hypogaea cultivar Tifrunner chromosome 3, arahy.Tifrunner.gnm2.J5K5, whole genome shotgun sequence genomic region:
- the LOC112790767 gene encoding probable inactive ATP-dependent zinc metalloprotease FTSHI 1, chloroplastic isoform X2 — protein sequence MNILSPPNKPFSTYHGTWNPLLSNHRNRKLPKQFLLRRSLTVQCKSNSNSSKISGASSDDFVSRVLKENPSQVQPKYLVGDKFVTLKEKENLGRKFNVGIFDVLSKRLQSLKHQKKGEGTENEAQNQALEEKDSVHLRDLLKEYRGKLYVPEQVFGPELSEEEEFNKNVQSLPRISIEDFQKAMSKDKVKSITSKGDTAQFLSSGYRDYIVELKEIPGDKRLHITKWVLKLENSEAEEILEGYTGPRYEIERHNTYWVGKIPEYPHPVASSISSRMMAELAVVTFLDLWQGIDFSRSKAEARVDGSTGVKFCDVAGIDEAVEELQELVRYLKNPELFDKMGIKPPHGVLLEGPPGCGKTLVAKAIAGEAGVPFYQMAGSEFVEVLVGVGSARIRDLFKRAKVNKPSVIFIDEIDALATRRQGIFKESSDQLYNAATQERETTLNQLLIELDGFDTGKGVIFLAATNRKDLLDPALLRPGRFDRKIRIRPPGAKGRLDILKIHASKVKMSDSVDLSSYAQNLPGWTGAKLAQLVQEAALVAVRKRHNSILQSDMDDAVDRLTVGPKRVGIELGYQGQCRRATTEVGVALTSHLLRRYENAIVECCDRISIVPRGQTLSQLVFHRLDDEAYMFEREPQLLHRLQVLLGGRAAEEVIYGRDTSKASVDYLASASWLARKILTIWNLENPMVIHGEPPPWRKSARFVGPRLDFEGSLYDDYNLIEPPLNFKLDDEVAERTEELIRKMYGKTVSLLGSHHAALLKAIKVLLNQKEISGEELDFILNNYPPQTPVRVLEEEDDPGYLPFPKEQVHDLEFALQSQSKEEAV from the exons ATGAACATTCTCTCCCCACCCAACAAGCCCTTCTCCACCTACCATGGAACCTGGAATCCATTGCTCTCCAACCATCGCAATAGGAAACTTCCAAAGCAGTTTCTCCTCCGTAGGTCGCTCACAGTGCAGTGTAAATCCAATTCCAACTCCTCTAAGATCAGCGGTGCCAGCTCGGACGATTTTGTGAGCAGAGTTTTGAAGGAGAACCCAAGCCAAGTGCAACCCAAGTACCTAGTTGGTGACAAGTTCGTTactttgaaagaaaaagagaatttgGGTAGAAAGTTCAATGTGGGTATCTTTGATGTGTTGTCCAAGAGGTTGCAGAGCTTGAAGCATCAGAAAAAGGGTGAGGGAACTGAGAATGAGGCTCAAAATCAAGCCTTGGAAGAGAAAGATTCTGTGCACTTGAGAGACTTGCTTAAGGAGTATAGAGGGAAGCTTTATGTGCCTGAGCAAGTTTTTGGCCCTGAGTTGTCAGAAGAGGAAGAGTTCAATAAAAATGTGCAGTCTTTGCCCAGAATTAGCATTGAAGATTTTCAGAAAGCTATGAGTAAAGACAAGGTTAAGTCAATAACTTCAAAGGGAGATACGGCTCAGTTCTTGAGCAGTGGTTATAGGGACTACATTGTGGAGTTGAAGGAAATTCCTGGTGATAAACGCTTGCACATAACCAAATG GGTTCTTAAACTGGAGAATAGTGAAGCTGAAGAGATCTTGGAGGGTTACACTGGACCACGATATGAGATAGAGAGGCATAATACG TATTGGGTAGGAAAAATACCTGAGTACCCACATCCTGTTGCATCTTCCATATCTAGCAGAATGATGGCTGAACTTGCGGTGGTGACATTTTTA GATCTTTGGCAGGGAATAGACTTCTCAAGATCAAAAGCTGAAGCTCGTGTTGAT GGTTCAACTGGAGTTAAGTTTTGTGATGTGGCTGGAATTGATGAAGCAGTAGAGGAACTTCAAGAG TTGGTGAGATATCTAAAAAATCCTGAGCTATTTGATAAGATGGGAATCAAGCCTCCACATGGTGTTCTTCTGGAGGGCCCTCCTGGATGTGGCAAG ACCTTGGTAGCCAAGGCTATAGCTGGTGAAGCTGGTGTACCATTTTACCAGATGGCTGGATCAGAATTTGTGGAAGTCTTAGTTGGTGTTGGCTCTGCACGAATTAGGGATTTATTTAAAAGAGCCAAG gTAAATAAGCCATCAGTTATATTCATAGATGAAATTGATGCACTGGCAACAAG GCGTCAAGGAATTTTCAAAGAGTCCTCGGATCAACTTTATAATGCGGCTACCCAGGAAAGAGAAACTACGTTAAACCAATTGTTGATAGAGCTTGATGGTTTTGATACGGGAAAGGGTGTCATATTTCTAGCTGCCACAAATCGTAAGGATTTGTTGGATCCTGCACTTCTTCGTCCAGGTCGCTTTGATCGCAAG ATCAGGATTCGCCCTCCGGGTGCGAAAGGAAGACTTGatattttgaaaattcatgctaGCAAAGTAAAAATGTCAGATTCTGTCGATTTATCCAGCTATGCGCAGAACCTACCAG GATGGACTGGAGCAAAATTGGCACAACTGGTCCAAGAGGCTGCTCTTGTGGCTGTCAGGAAACGGCATAACTCCATTCTTCAGTCAGATATGGATGATGCAGTTGATAGACTTACAGTAGGACCTAAACGTGTTGGAATAGAGTTGGGATATCAAGGACAATGTCGTAGAGCTACTACTGAAGTGGGAGTTGCATTGACTTCTCATCTGCTCCGGCGATATGAGAATGCAATAGTTGAATGCTGTGATCGCATCTCAATAGTACCTCGTGGTCAG ACATTATCTCAGTTGGTATTTCATCGACTTGACGACGAAGCATATATGTTTGAACGTGAGCCTCAGCTGCTGCATCGCCTTCAG GTTTTGCTCGGAGGTAGAGCTGCTGAGGAGGTCATCTATGGACGTGACACATCGAAAGCCTCAGTTGACTACCTTGCAAGTGCATCCTGGCTTGCTCGCAAAATATTAACTAT ATGGAATTTGGAGAATCCAATGGTCATACACGGAGAACCGCCTCCTTGGAGGAAGAGTGCTAGATTTGTCGGCCCTAGGCTGGATTTCGAGGGGTCTCTCTATGACGACTACAACTTGATTGAACCCCCGCTAAATTTTAAGCTGGACGATGAAGTTGCAGAGAGGACTGAAGAGCTGATACGTAAAATGTATGGAAAGACGGTGTCTCTCCTTGGAAGCCATCATGCGGCTTTGCTCAAAGCTATAAAG GTTCTTCTCAACCAGAAGGAGATCAGTGGTGAAGAACTAGACTTCATTTTGAACAATTACCCCCCACAAACACCAGTTCGCGTTCTGGAGGAGGAAGATGATCCTGGCTACCTTCCTTTCCCCAAAGAACAAGTTCATGATTTGGAGTTTGCCTTACAATCTCAGTCAAAGGAGGAAGCCGTATGA
- the LOC112790767 gene encoding probable inactive ATP-dependent zinc metalloprotease FTSHI 1, chloroplastic isoform X1, translating into MNILSPPNKPFSTYHGTWNPLLSNHRNRKLPKQFLLRRSLTVQCKSNSNSSKISGASSDDFVSRVLKENPSQVQPKYLVGDKFVTLKEKENLGRKFNVGIFDVLSKRLQSLKHQKKGEGTENEAQNQALEEKDSVHLRDLLKEYRGKLYVPEQVFGPELSEEEEFNKNVQSLPRISIEDFQKAMSKDKVKSITSKGDTAQFLSSGYRDYIVELKEIPGDKRLHITKWVLKLENSEAEEILEGYTGPRYEIERHNTYWVGKIPEYPHPVASSISSRMMAELAVVTFLVSVAAVLVSGFLAAAVFAASTFVFLACFYVAWPIAQPFVKLFFGIAFAILEKIGDAIVDFFADGGIFSKFYEIYTFGGISASLDALKPILIVVLTMVLLVRFTLSRRPKNFRKWDLWQGIDFSRSKAEARVDGSTGVKFCDVAGIDEAVEELQELVRYLKNPELFDKMGIKPPHGVLLEGPPGCGKTLVAKAIAGEAGVPFYQMAGSEFVEVLVGVGSARIRDLFKRAKVNKPSVIFIDEIDALATRRQGIFKESSDQLYNAATQERETTLNQLLIELDGFDTGKGVIFLAATNRKDLLDPALLRPGRFDRKIRIRPPGAKGRLDILKIHASKVKMSDSVDLSSYAQNLPGWTGAKLAQLVQEAALVAVRKRHNSILQSDMDDAVDRLTVGPKRVGIELGYQGQCRRATTEVGVALTSHLLRRYENAIVECCDRISIVPRGQTLSQLVFHRLDDEAYMFEREPQLLHRLQVLLGGRAAEEVIYGRDTSKASVDYLASASWLARKILTIWNLENPMVIHGEPPPWRKSARFVGPRLDFEGSLYDDYNLIEPPLNFKLDDEVAERTEELIRKMYGKTVSLLGSHHAALLKAIKVLLNQKEISGEELDFILNNYPPQTPVRVLEEEDDPGYLPFPKEQVHDLEFALQSQSKEEAV; encoded by the exons ATGAACATTCTCTCCCCACCCAACAAGCCCTTCTCCACCTACCATGGAACCTGGAATCCATTGCTCTCCAACCATCGCAATAGGAAACTTCCAAAGCAGTTTCTCCTCCGTAGGTCGCTCACAGTGCAGTGTAAATCCAATTCCAACTCCTCTAAGATCAGCGGTGCCAGCTCGGACGATTTTGTGAGCAGAGTTTTGAAGGAGAACCCAAGCCAAGTGCAACCCAAGTACCTAGTTGGTGACAAGTTCGTTactttgaaagaaaaagagaatttgGGTAGAAAGTTCAATGTGGGTATCTTTGATGTGTTGTCCAAGAGGTTGCAGAGCTTGAAGCATCAGAAAAAGGGTGAGGGAACTGAGAATGAGGCTCAAAATCAAGCCTTGGAAGAGAAAGATTCTGTGCACTTGAGAGACTTGCTTAAGGAGTATAGAGGGAAGCTTTATGTGCCTGAGCAAGTTTTTGGCCCTGAGTTGTCAGAAGAGGAAGAGTTCAATAAAAATGTGCAGTCTTTGCCCAGAATTAGCATTGAAGATTTTCAGAAAGCTATGAGTAAAGACAAGGTTAAGTCAATAACTTCAAAGGGAGATACGGCTCAGTTCTTGAGCAGTGGTTATAGGGACTACATTGTGGAGTTGAAGGAAATTCCTGGTGATAAACGCTTGCACATAACCAAATG GGTTCTTAAACTGGAGAATAGTGAAGCTGAAGAGATCTTGGAGGGTTACACTGGACCACGATATGAGATAGAGAGGCATAATACG TATTGGGTAGGAAAAATACCTGAGTACCCACATCCTGTTGCATCTTCCATATCTAGCAGAATGATGGCTGAACTTGCGGTGGTGACATTTTTAGTAAGTGTTGCAGCAGTTCTCGTTAGTGGCTTCCTTGCAGCAGCAGTATTTGCTGCTAGCACTTTTGTATTCTTGGCTTGTTTCTACGTCGCATGGCCTATTGCCCAACCGTTTGTCAAGCTTTTCTTTGGAATTGCTTTTGCAATTTTGGAGAAGATTGGGGATGCCATTGTTGATTTTTTTGCTGATGGTGGCATTTTCTCCAAGTTTTATGAGATTTACACTTTTGGTGGCATATCTGCCAGCCTCGATGCTTTGAAACCAATTCTGATTGTTGTTTTGACTATGGTCCTTCTTGTTCGTTTCACCCTTTCAAGAAGGCCTAAGAACTTCAGGAAGTGG GATCTTTGGCAGGGAATAGACTTCTCAAGATCAAAAGCTGAAGCTCGTGTTGAT GGTTCAACTGGAGTTAAGTTTTGTGATGTGGCTGGAATTGATGAAGCAGTAGAGGAACTTCAAGAG TTGGTGAGATATCTAAAAAATCCTGAGCTATTTGATAAGATGGGAATCAAGCCTCCACATGGTGTTCTTCTGGAGGGCCCTCCTGGATGTGGCAAG ACCTTGGTAGCCAAGGCTATAGCTGGTGAAGCTGGTGTACCATTTTACCAGATGGCTGGATCAGAATTTGTGGAAGTCTTAGTTGGTGTTGGCTCTGCACGAATTAGGGATTTATTTAAAAGAGCCAAG gTAAATAAGCCATCAGTTATATTCATAGATGAAATTGATGCACTGGCAACAAG GCGTCAAGGAATTTTCAAAGAGTCCTCGGATCAACTTTATAATGCGGCTACCCAGGAAAGAGAAACTACGTTAAACCAATTGTTGATAGAGCTTGATGGTTTTGATACGGGAAAGGGTGTCATATTTCTAGCTGCCACAAATCGTAAGGATTTGTTGGATCCTGCACTTCTTCGTCCAGGTCGCTTTGATCGCAAG ATCAGGATTCGCCCTCCGGGTGCGAAAGGAAGACTTGatattttgaaaattcatgctaGCAAAGTAAAAATGTCAGATTCTGTCGATTTATCCAGCTATGCGCAGAACCTACCAG GATGGACTGGAGCAAAATTGGCACAACTGGTCCAAGAGGCTGCTCTTGTGGCTGTCAGGAAACGGCATAACTCCATTCTTCAGTCAGATATGGATGATGCAGTTGATAGACTTACAGTAGGACCTAAACGTGTTGGAATAGAGTTGGGATATCAAGGACAATGTCGTAGAGCTACTACTGAAGTGGGAGTTGCATTGACTTCTCATCTGCTCCGGCGATATGAGAATGCAATAGTTGAATGCTGTGATCGCATCTCAATAGTACCTCGTGGTCAG ACATTATCTCAGTTGGTATTTCATCGACTTGACGACGAAGCATATATGTTTGAACGTGAGCCTCAGCTGCTGCATCGCCTTCAG GTTTTGCTCGGAGGTAGAGCTGCTGAGGAGGTCATCTATGGACGTGACACATCGAAAGCCTCAGTTGACTACCTTGCAAGTGCATCCTGGCTTGCTCGCAAAATATTAACTAT ATGGAATTTGGAGAATCCAATGGTCATACACGGAGAACCGCCTCCTTGGAGGAAGAGTGCTAGATTTGTCGGCCCTAGGCTGGATTTCGAGGGGTCTCTCTATGACGACTACAACTTGATTGAACCCCCGCTAAATTTTAAGCTGGACGATGAAGTTGCAGAGAGGACTGAAGAGCTGATACGTAAAATGTATGGAAAGACGGTGTCTCTCCTTGGAAGCCATCATGCGGCTTTGCTCAAAGCTATAAAG GTTCTTCTCAACCAGAAGGAGATCAGTGGTGAAGAACTAGACTTCATTTTGAACAATTACCCCCCACAAACACCAGTTCGCGTTCTGGAGGAGGAAGATGATCCTGGCTACCTTCCTTTCCCCAAAGAACAAGTTCATGATTTGGAGTTTGCCTTACAATCTCAGTCAAAGGAGGAAGCCGTATGA